In the genome of Treponema pedis, one region contains:
- a CDS encoding PHP domain-containing protein: MNNKKISNFHTHTYLCKHAEGRPIDYVKEASKFSCSALGFSDHCPYPDSSWSYCRMHGSEVDLYKSLVEEAAAEAEFPVYFGFECEWLPRFKSWYKDYLKDELKSDFLVLGSHWYDLNGSLEYIPYITNKKDIFGYIDFTITGMSTGIYSFLAHPDLFLSNVENIDSDYRACSKALIQASIEFNMPIEINGYGTFKRTVNRNGKCEYVYPVVEFWEAARDMGAKIICNSDAHYPEHTISGYLRAYNFAETLGIVPEDTASAIGLN; the protein is encoded by the coding sequence ATGAATAATAAAAAAATCAGCAATTTTCATACCCATACTTATTTATGTAAGCATGCCGAAGGGCGTCCTATTGATTATGTAAAAGAAGCTTCTAAATTTTCATGTTCGGCTTTAGGATTTTCCGACCATTGTCCGTATCCCGATTCTTCTTGGAGTTATTGCAGAATGCACGGGAGTGAAGTTGATTTGTATAAGAGCCTTGTTGAGGAGGCTGCAGCGGAGGCGGAATTTCCTGTGTATTTCGGCTTTGAATGTGAGTGGCTTCCCCGTTTTAAAAGCTGGTATAAGGATTATTTAAAAGATGAATTGAAAAGCGATTTTTTGGTTCTAGGTTCTCATTGGTATGATTTAAACGGTTCTCTTGAGTATATTCCTTACATTACAAATAAAAAAGATATATTCGGATATATCGATTTTACAATTACAGGAATGTCTACGGGAATTTACAGCTTTTTAGCTCATCCGGATTTATTTTTATCCAATGTGGAAAACATTGATTCGGATTACCGTGCCTGTTCAAAAGCTTTAATTCAGGCCTCAATTGAATTTAATATGCCTATAGAAATTAACGGGTACGGTACTTTTAAAAGAACGGTTAACCGCAACGGAAAATGTGAATATGTTTACCCGGTTGTCGAATTTTGGGAAGCGGCGAGAGATATGGGGGCAAAAATTATCTGTAATTCGGACGCACACTATCCTGAGCATACTATTTCGGGATATTTAAGGGCGTATAATTTTGCGGAAACCTTAGGTATAGTTCCTGAGGATACGGCGTCGGCAATCGGGTTAAATTAA
- a CDS encoding cyclic nucleotide-binding domain-containing protein, giving the protein MKKVPIVSTVRTTIDAIKYAVGKIENIGIVELSNYASVVSFFKYEMPEIKIIDFGDENIDGNACLKIVQEDPWLLFGGVIAITNTNSEKMKLEQQKEPNFLFVCTRRDFEKNAVQIIKILHQQQHFLFNRGMQQQHDAQEHGQFVSDTDPFEIVFYANLIGTYLYNTDRISDEERSGLQSAMMELLLNAVEHGNCDISYEEKNAWLKAGKNMLALIAEKQKNPEIASKKIYITYNISLEKTKIKIRDEGRGFDWKSKLDADFQAGLHGMGIKLAQGFVKNMTYNTIGNEVSFEVINQKNIANLTPAILKSQQVLAFKHMQIVCRENEDSNNLFYISSGRYAVYVDNKLMSVLTPADIFIGEMAFLMNDRRSATVVSIGEGTLVKIPKMNFMNLIESYPHYGVFLSRLLAGRLARQSKVTAKLKEEKEKV; this is encoded by the coding sequence ATGAAAAAAGTCCCTATTGTAAGTACTGTTAGAACAACTATAGACGCTATAAAATATGCAGTCGGTAAGATTGAAAATATCGGCATTGTTGAGTTGAGTAATTATGCAAGTGTCGTTTCGTTTTTTAAATATGAAATGCCGGAAATAAAAATTATAGATTTCGGTGATGAAAATATTGACGGTAATGCATGTTTGAAAATAGTTCAAGAAGACCCTTGGCTTTTATTCGGAGGAGTAATTGCAATTACAAATACGAATTCCGAAAAAATGAAACTGGAACAGCAAAAAGAGCCCAACTTTTTATTTGTGTGTACGCGGAGAGATTTTGAAAAAAATGCCGTGCAAATTATTAAAATTTTACATCAACAGCAGCATTTTCTTTTTAACAGGGGAATGCAGCAACAGCATGATGCACAGGAGCACGGTCAGTTTGTAAGCGATACCGACCCGTTTGAAATTGTGTTTTATGCAAATTTAATAGGAACTTATTTATATAATACCGACCGTATAAGCGATGAAGAACGTTCCGGGTTGCAAAGCGCTATGATGGAGCTTCTTTTAAATGCGGTTGAACACGGGAACTGCGATATTTCCTATGAAGAAAAAAATGCATGGCTTAAGGCAGGTAAAAATATGCTTGCTTTAATTGCGGAAAAACAAAAAAACCCGGAAATTGCATCTAAAAAAATATATATTACATATAATATTTCGCTTGAAAAAACTAAAATAAAAATAAGAGATGAAGGAAGAGGATTTGATTGGAAATCCAAGTTGGATGCGGATTTTCAGGCAGGTCTGCATGGAATGGGAATTAAACTGGCGCAAGGTTTTGTAAAAAATATGACGTACAATACTATCGGAAATGAAGTTTCTTTTGAAGTTATAAATCAAAAGAATATTGCAAACTTGACGCCTGCAATTTTAAAATCTCAACAGGTTCTTGCATTTAAACATATGCAAATTGTATGCCGTGAAAATGAAGATTCGAACAATTTGTTTTATATAAGCTCGGGAAGATATGCGGTTTATGTAGATAATAAACTGATGTCCGTATTAACGCCGGCCGATATTTTTATCGGAGAAATGGCTTTTTTAATGAACGATAGAAGGTCTGCAACCGTAGTTTCTATAGGAGAAGGAACGTTGGTAAAAATTCCTAAAATGAATTTTATGAATTTAATTGAATCGTATCCGCATTACGGAGTTTTCCTTTCACGTTTATTGGCCGGAAGGCTGGCTCGGCAATCGAAGGTTACCGCAAAATTAAAGGAAGAAAAGGAAAAAGTATAA
- a CDS encoding acylphosphatase translates to MTNNGRAVYSTGEEEKPVSSLKKEVRAFRIIVKGRVQGVGFRYWTVTLANRLCVTGWVRNCPDYSVEIFAEAGTQVLGEFMYELKHNHPRAKVETLTSEEIRVQGFKNFSVR, encoded by the coding sequence ATGACAAACAACGGTAGAGCCGTATATTCAACCGGCGAGGAAGAAAAGCCGGTATCTTCTTTAAAAAAAGAGGTGAGGGCGTTCCGTATTATTGTAAAGGGGCGTGTGCAAGGGGTCGGTTTCAGGTATTGGACGGTAACGCTTGCAAACAGACTCTGTGTTACGGGCTGGGTACGTAATTGTCCCGATTATTCGGTAGAAATTTTTGCCGAGGCCGGGACGCAGGTTTTAGGTGAATTTATGTATGAGCTGAAACATAATCATCCGCGTGCAAAAGTGGAAACTCTTACTTCCGAAGAGATAAGGGTTCAGGGTTTTAAGAATTTTTCGGTCAGATAA
- a CDS encoding alanine/glycine:cation symporter family protein has translation MNTLIKVLSSFADWLWGPPLLILLVGGGLIITVRLGFFQFKYFGFIMKQTFGKMFGKGEGEGTVSPFQAATAALASSIGAANIVVVPTIIFAAGPGAVFWMWITALLGQATKFAEIVLGIKYREQNSLGEYVGGPAYYLKKGIGGNIGKILGFCVSFFFMLEILPSITLQTLSAVGPIEKLGEAVFHADPAVMRYIAIGLIFILVALVVYGGIKRIAKVTEYLVPFMALLYTVCSIIIILINIKQIPAAFQMIFVGAFNPSAIAGGTIGGGILLAIQKGVARGVYSNEAGMGSAPYAHSTAITDHPSRQGMWGIFEVTVDTLLVCTMSALVVLTTGIWKQNEFASIAVERAFNLSFGSIGSVIISISLFLFVLSTILVIVYYCEKCAEYCFGTTVGKIVRLLAALMVVVAAFVKFEHAGFVLDITLALVVIPNMIGIIWLSKEVKELSEEFFKNKKYNPKAK, from the coding sequence ATGAATACTTTAATTAAAGTGTTAAGCAGTTTTGCAGATTGGCTTTGGGGACCGCCCCTGCTGATTCTACTTGTAGGAGGGGGTCTTATCATTACCGTAAGACTCGGATTTTTCCAATTTAAATATTTCGGTTTTATTATGAAGCAAACCTTCGGTAAAATGTTCGGAAAAGGCGAAGGTGAAGGAACGGTTTCTCCGTTTCAGGCGGCAACCGCAGCGCTTGCATCTTCTATAGGAGCTGCAAATATCGTTGTAGTACCGACAATTATTTTTGCCGCAGGCCCCGGAGCCGTATTTTGGATGTGGATAACCGCCCTTTTAGGACAAGCTACAAAATTTGCAGAAATTGTACTTGGTATAAAATACCGTGAACAAAATTCTTTAGGAGAATATGTAGGAGGCCCCGCATATTATTTAAAAAAAGGAATCGGAGGCAATATCGGTAAAATTTTAGGCTTTTGCGTTTCCTTCTTTTTTATGCTTGAAATTTTACCTTCAATTACATTACAAACCCTTTCTGCCGTAGGCCCTATAGAAAAATTGGGCGAAGCGGTTTTTCATGCAGACCCTGCCGTTATGCGCTATATAGCTATAGGCCTTATTTTTATTCTTGTAGCCCTTGTCGTATACGGAGGTATTAAACGAATCGCAAAAGTTACGGAATATCTTGTTCCGTTTATGGCTCTATTATATACCGTGTGTTCTATAATAATTATTTTAATAAATATTAAGCAAATCCCCGCAGCTTTCCAAATGATTTTTGTCGGAGCTTTTAACCCCTCCGCAATTGCAGGAGGCACCATAGGCGGCGGAATATTATTGGCAATACAAAAAGGGGTTGCCCGCGGAGTATATTCAAACGAAGCCGGTATGGGCTCGGCCCCTTATGCACACTCAACGGCAATAACCGACCATCCTTCGCGTCAGGGAATGTGGGGTATTTTTGAAGTAACCGTTGACACCTTACTTGTATGTACTATGTCGGCTTTAGTAGTATTAACAACCGGTATATGGAAACAAAATGAATTTGCAAGTATTGCCGTAGAAAGAGCTTTTAATCTTTCTTTCGGTTCTATAGGCTCGGTTATTATTTCAATTTCCTTATTTTTGTTTGTTCTATCTACGATTTTGGTAATCGTATATTACTGTGAAAAATGTGCGGAATATTGTTTCGGCACAACAGTAGGAAAAATCGTACGCTTACTTGCAGCCTTAATGGTTGTCGTTGCCGCCTTTGTTAAATTTGAACATGCAGGCTTTGTTCTTGATATAACCCTTGCTCTCGTAGTTATACCCAATATGATAGGAATAATTTGGTTAAGCAAAGAGGTTAAAGAACTTTCCGAAGAGTTTTTTAAAAACAAAAAATATAATCCTAAGGCAAAATAA